Proteins from a single region of Parasedimentitalea psychrophila:
- a CDS encoding FAD-linked oxidase C-terminal domain-containing protein, translating to MEMPSPNPAILARKAELAARLSAVLPADALIQDEVETRAYECDALTAYRCPPLLVVLPRTTQQVSQVLRICHQEGVPVVPRGAGTSLAGGALPTADSVILGVARMNEVLETDYDNRVIRVQTGRTNLSVSGAVEEEDFFYAPDPSSQLACAIAGNIAMNSGGAHCLKYGVTTNNLMGVTLVMMDGTVVEIGGAHLDAGGLDLLGVICGSEGQLGVVTEATLRILHKPEGARPVLIGYDSNEVAGACVSDIIKAGVLPVAIEFMDRPCIEACEAFAKAGYPMCEALLIIEVEGSPDEIDHQLKLITEIARSHNPVELREAQDAEEAGRIWLGRKSAFGAMGQINDYMCLDGTIPVTELPMVLRRIGELSKQYGLDVANVFHAGDGNMHPLILFDANKPGDLELCEEFGADILKLCVEAGGCLTGEHGVGVEKRDLMLHQYAPEDLEAQLKVKDVFDPQWLLNPAKVFPLAVTEARRVGGVAAQ from the coding sequence ATGGAGATGCCATCCCCCAACCCCGCCATTCTGGCACGCAAAGCCGAGTTGGCCGCCAGGCTGTCAGCGGTCTTGCCCGCGGATGCGTTGATCCAGGACGAGGTCGAAACCCGCGCCTATGAATGTGACGCGCTGACCGCCTATCGCTGTCCGCCGCTGCTGGTGGTGCTGCCGCGCACCACGCAGCAAGTGTCGCAGGTGCTGCGTATCTGTCACCAGGAGGGGGTGCCGGTGGTGCCGCGTGGGGCGGGGACCTCGCTGGCGGGCGGCGCGTTGCCGACCGCGGATTCGGTCATTCTGGGTGTCGCCCGGATGAACGAGGTGCTGGAGACGGATTATGACAACCGGGTGATTCGGGTGCAGACCGGGCGCACCAACCTGAGTGTTTCGGGAGCGGTGGAGGAAGAGGACTTCTTTTATGCGCCGGATCCGTCATCGCAACTGGCCTGTGCGATTGCCGGCAATATCGCGATGAATTCAGGCGGCGCGCATTGTCTTAAGTATGGCGTGACCACCAACAATCTGATGGGGGTGACGCTGGTGATGATGGATGGCACCGTGGTCGAGATTGGCGGTGCCCATCTGGATGCAGGGGGCCTTGATCTGTTGGGGGTGATCTGCGGCAGCGAGGGTCAACTGGGCGTGGTGACCGAGGCGACATTGCGGATTTTGCACAAGCCCGAGGGTGCGCGGCCGGTGTTGATTGGCTATGACAGCAACGAGGTGGCCGGCGCCTGTGTCAGCGACATCATCAAGGCCGGTGTTTTGCCGGTGGCGATCGAATTCATGGACCGTCCGTGCATTGAGGCCTGCGAGGCCTTTGCAAAGGCCGGCTATCCCATGTGTGAGGCCTTGCTGATCATCGAGGTCGAGGGCAGCCCGGATGAGATCGATCATCAGTTGAAACTGATCACCGAGATTGCCCGCTCGCATAATCCGGTTGAGCTGCGCGAAGCACAGGATGCCGAGGAGGCTGGGCGGATCTGGCTGGGGCGCAAGTCGGCCTTTGGTGCCATGGGGCAGATTAACGATTACATGTGTCTGGATGGCACCATCCCGGTAACCGAACTGCCGATGGTGCTGCGCCGGATTGGTGAGCTGTCCAAGCAGTACGGGTTGGATGTGGCGAATGTGTTCCATGCCGGTGATGGCAATATGCATCCGCTGATTCTGTTTGATGCTAATAAACCGGGGGATCTGGAGCTCTGCGAAGAGTTTGGTGCTGATATCCTGAAGCTCTGTGTTGAGGCGGGGGGATGTTTGACCGGTGAGCATGGTGTGGGGGTCGAGAAGCGCGACCTGATGCTGCATCAATATGCGCCTGAGGATCTGGAAGCGCAGCTGAAGGTCAAGGATGTGTTTGACCCGCAGTGGCTGCTGAACCCGGCGAAAGTGTTTCCTCTGGCGGTGACCGAGGCGCGGCGCGTTGGCGGCGTGGCGGCGCAGTAG
- a CDS encoding DUF599 domain-containing protein: MNWTERLNLFSALDITALALLIGSWMWIGWRIENPRPGRPSVSVLMADFRRDWMVQMVTRQPRMFDAQLISSLRQGAIFFTSASMIAIGGGLALIGNTDQLAGVANDLTQSTVPAFVWEIKLLTALLLLTNSFLKYVWAHRLFGYCSVLMAAVPNDPDDPLSLPRAAQAAELSITAARSFNIGMRSTYFALAALAWLAGSVALIGATLLTLAVLFRREFASQSRSILLQVPATSAKATAAK, translated from the coding sequence ATGAACTGGACCGAACGACTGAACCTGTTTTCCGCCCTCGACATCACCGCCCTTGCCCTGCTGATTGGCAGCTGGATGTGGATCGGCTGGCGGATTGAAAATCCCAGACCCGGGCGCCCCTCGGTCTCGGTGCTGATGGCCGACTTCCGGCGTGACTGGATGGTGCAAATGGTGACCCGGCAACCTCGGATGTTTGACGCGCAACTGATCAGCAGCCTGCGTCAGGGCGCCATATTTTTCACCTCGGCCTCGATGATTGCCATTGGCGGCGGCCTCGCCCTTATTGGCAATACCGACCAACTGGCCGGTGTTGCCAACGACCTGACCCAAAGCACCGTGCCTGCCTTTGTCTGGGAGATCAAACTGCTGACCGCGCTGCTGCTGCTGACCAACTCGTTTTTGAAATATGTCTGGGCCCATCGGCTGTTCGGCTATTGCTCGGTGCTGATGGCGGCAGTGCCCAACGACCCCGATGATCCGCTGTCGCTGCCCCGCGCCGCCCAGGCGGCCGAGCTCAGCATCACCGCCGCCCGCAGCTTCAACATCGGTATGCGCTCCACCTATTTTGCGCTGGCAGCACTGGCCTGGCTGGCCGGTTCGGTGGCGCTAATCGGCGCCACCCTGCTGACCCTGGCGGTTCTGTTCCGCCGCGAGTTCGCCTCGCAGTCGCGCAGCATCCTGCTTCAGGTCCCGGCCACCTCGGCCAAGGCAACCGCAGCAAAGTGA